A window from Fragaria vesca subsp. vesca linkage group LG5, FraVesHawaii_1.0, whole genome shotgun sequence encodes these proteins:
- the LOC101292800 gene encoding transcription factor bHLH120-like — MDFILPNILDHDGELSQIACVPCVEHKIRENHVYPLPLPLGPSHQKKDHVHLMSPRQIDFSQPKRKTSITFGEIDDDQNPDQESKKVKKIMHRDIERQRRQEMTTLYASLRSHLPLEYLKGKRSISDHVHQAANYIKHLQKDLEELREKKDELKNQSNISGSSTAVVENLQTPSIMGDSVILVRPACTGVEIVVSTPLKQGLPLSRVIGILVSEGLSIVSCNSAKRNQMLIYSLETEVIDGESIDIPELQNRLIEKCTSGFN; from the exons ATGGATTTTATTCTCCCCAATATATTAGACCATGACGGTGAGCTGTCGCAGATCGCTTGTGTTCCCTGTGTAGAACACAAGATCCGAGAGAATCATGTATACCCACTCCCACTCCCACTTGGTCCTTCTCATCAAAAGAAAGATCATGTTCATCTCATGAGTCCCAGGCAAATCGACTTTAGCCAGCCGAAGAGAAAAACATCCATCACTTTCGGTGAGATAGATGATGATCAAAACCCAGATCAGGAGAGCAAGAAGGTCAAGAAGATCATGCACAGAGATATAGAACGGCAGCGAAGACAAGAGATGACAACCCTTTATGCCTCTCTACGATCTCATCTCCCTCTTGAATATCTCAAG GGGAAGAGGTCTATATCGGATCATGTGCACCAGGCGGCCAATTACATAAAACATTTACAAAAGGACCTCGAGGAGCTGCGAGAAAAGAAGGATGAACTAAAAAACCAAAGCAACATTTCAGGCTCTAGTACTGCAGTGGTGGAGAATTTGCAGACTCCATCGATAATGGGGGATTCTGTCATATTGGTCAGACCAGCTTGTACAGGAGTGGAGATAGTTGTGAGTACTCCATTGAAACAAGGGCTTCCTCTTTCAAGAGTGATTGGCATACTGGTTTCAGAAGGACTTAGTATAGTGAGCTGCAACTCGGCCAAAAGAAATCAAATGTTGATTTATAGCCTTGAAACTGAG GTGATTGATGGGGAAAGCATTGACATTCCTGAGCTCCAAAACAGATTGATTGAAAAATGTACTTCTGGCTTCAACTAA